In the genome of Sardina pilchardus chromosome 14, fSarPil1.1, whole genome shotgun sequence, one region contains:
- the LOC134101034 gene encoding globoside alpha-1,3-N-acetylgalactosaminyltransferase 1-like has product MALFPTFRLPPGLNRLTWRQLFLLCLLISGLLYFLRLRRPSATIRSVWGFRSGKGHDPSLRPTRTIWGAPMVWGDSESAGRQRAEFAQRSFRVGLMVLAVGRYTHHLTRFLETAEIYFLPGLPVNYYVLTDNPGKLVPAPELGEGRDLRVVPVAETPGWERLARRRMDLWASTIDNQAQQEVDYIFCADVDQEFANVVGTEILGKLVATLHPQHYARPAYAYPYERSSDSRACVLDEEGDYYYTSELYGGLCSEVLTLAKVCSQLILQDHALGVEARELEESYLNRYLIDKRPTCVLSPEYSWWDSPVTPPVPQKRLISLGRQCASLKNQGKSSLNC; this is encoded by the coding sequence ATTTCCTGAGGTTGCGGCGGCCATCAGCGACTATCAGGTCTGTCTGGGGTTTCCGCTCAGGGAAAGGTCACGACCCCTCGCTTCGCCCTACAAGGACAATTTGGGGGGCGCCTATGGTGTGGGGGGACAGCGAATCTGCGGGGCGCCAAAGGGCGGAGTTCGCCCAGCGCTCATTCCGCGTGGGGCTGATGGTGCTCGCCGTGGGCCgctacacacaccatctcacgcGCTTCCTCGAAACGGCCGAGATTTACTTCTTGCCCGGCCTGCCCGTCAACTACTACGTCCTGACGGACAACCCCGGCAAGCTCGTCCCGGCCCCCGAGCTGGGCGAGGGACGCGACCTTCGGGTGGTGCCCGTGGCCGAGACGCCGGGCTGGGAGCGCTTGGCGCGTCGACGCATGGACCTGTGGGCCTCCACCATCGACAACCAGGCCCAGCAAGAGGTGGACTACATTTTCTGCGCCGACGTGGACCAAGAGTTCGCCAACGTCGTGGGCACGGAGATCCTGGGGAAACTGGTGGCCACTCTGCACCCGCAGCACTACGCCCGGCCCGCCTACGCGTACCCGTACGAGAGGAGCTCGGACTCGCGGGCCTGCGTCCTGGACGAGGAGGGCGACTACTACTACACCTCGGAGCTGTACGGCGGCCTGTGCTCGGAGGTGCTGACCCTGGCCAAGGTCTGCTCCCAGCTCATCCTCCAGGACCACGCCCTGGGCGTGGAGGCCCGCGAGCTGGAGGAGAGCTACCTGAACCGGTACCTGATCGACAAGAGGCCCACCTGCGTGCTCTCGCCGGAGTACAGCTGGTGGGATTCCCCGGTGACGCCGCCAGTCCCTCAGAAGAGGCTCATCTCGCTGGGGAGGCAGTGCGCCTCGCTCAAGAACCAGGGGAAGAGCTCTCTCAACTGCTAG
- the glrx gene encoding glutaredoxin-1 → MAQEFVKAQIKGDKVVVFSKPSCPYCVMAKDVLSKYKFKTGHFDIIDISGRSDMSSIQDYLKQITGARTVPRVFIGEKCVGGGSDVAELDKCGKLEGMLQSMGALQ, encoded by the exons ATGGCTCAAGAATTCGTGAAAGCTCAAATCAAAGGGGATAAGGTGGTGGTGTTCTCGAAACCGTCCTGCCCTTACTGTGTTATGGCCAAAGATGTTTTGTCAAAATATAAATTTAAAACTGGGCACTTCGACATCATTGACATTAGCGGAAGGAGCGACATGAGTAGCATTCAAGATTACTTGAAGCAAATCACCGGTGCACGGACA GTGCCTCGGGTGTTCATTGGGGAGAAGTGTGTGGGGGGCGGCAGTGACGTGGCTGAGCTGGATAAATGTGGCAAACTGGAGGGCATGCTGCAGTCCATGGGAGCGCTGCAGTGA
- the ell2 gene encoding RNA polymerase II elongation factor ELL2 isoform X2 — protein sequence MPNRQRDYGGRLVKMAALSEDGRYGLNCSRRNAGKITVLHVKLTETAIRALENYQNCKNVPSSQPTIHFQGLQGRIKIPRMDAPDSAHNFDFYLSNVGKDNPQGSFECIHQYMSSAGTPHLASLGTIQDKITVCATSESYQVTRERMTQVEEDSRKKSTKVIKPGGQFRGKTVQMRKPAPSAPDPVPERKRSTPINPASTIRKCLTNNPVAQRPYRDRVVHLLALRSYKKLEVLARLQRDGVSQKDRSSLGSTLQQVANLNPKDNSYALKDFIYREVQRDWPGYNEDERTQLDRLLTRKGIVPESLPSTSPPKEQVPTSPQKRQPEGDFIDPLMPKKPRISHLSSRAPAPAGPPPPPPASLSYSTSTPSAAATSSSSSSDRRSSAAPPPPPPSAACPGPPAASSSSSSSTSSSRPPPTGSTSNSPSTPEGRGSQDLPLDQSSTCAEAAERYDRPPLPLLTTSSSSIASSRAHSPSPPSSSSSSAAARPAHGNGHAHAPPPSSSSSSASSLVARTSPDSGVSSSSSKKPKKKSKKHKEKERDRERERERERDREREEKKEEKKEERIEERREEKATVVVTTEEEERPRKKHRPEEEERPRKKHRTEEKHTPAHRSPSSEHEDGKDRTVHSTDVSSAPLTPDFITKYPALVSNDHRQRYKDDFNSEYDEYRVLHARVDGINRRFTQLDAQCRRLTPGSKEYQEVHEEVLQEYKKMKQHNPNYYEEKQRCEYLHNKLAHIKRLIAEFDQRRAQSWR from the exons ATGCCCAATCGTCAGAGGGACTATGGTGGAAGGCTGGTAAAGATGGCGGCTCTCTCCGAGGATGGGAGGTACGGACTGAATTGTAGCCGACGGAATGCGGGCAAAATCACAGTATTGCACGTAAAACTGACGGAGACAGCCATACGAGCGCTAGAAAACTACCAAAACTGTAAG aATGTACCGTCCTCGCAGCCAACTATACATTTCCAGGGACTTCAAGGG CGTATCAAGATTCCCCGGATGGACGCCCCTGACAGCGCTCATAATTTTGATTTCTACTTGTCAAATGTTGGCAAGGATAACCCTCAGGGCAGCTTCGAGTGTATCCACCAGTACATGTCTAG TGCTGGCACCCCACACCTGGCGTCTCTGGGCACGATACAGGACAAGATCACCGTGTGTGCCACCAGCGAGTCCTACCAGGTGACCCGCGAGCGCATGACGCAGGTCGAGGAGGACTCGCGCAAGAAGAGCACCAAGGTCATCAAGCCTGGTGGCCAGTTCAGAG GTAAAACCGTTCAGATGCGTAAGCCGGCCCCCTCCGCCCCGGACCCAGTGCCCGAGCGCAAGCGCTCCACGCCCATCAACCCGGCGAGCACCATCCGCAAGTGCCTGACCAACAACCCGGTGGCGCAGCGGCCGTACCGGGACCGCGTGGTCCACCTGCTGGCCCTGCGCTCCTACAAGAAGCTGGAGGTGCTGGCGCGCCTGCAGCGCGACGGGGTCAGCCAGAAGGACCGCAGCTCGCTGGGCAGCACCCTGCAACAG GTGGCCAACTTGAACCCCAAGGATAACTCGTACGCTCTGAAGGACTTCATCTACCGCGAGGTGCAAAGGGACTGGCCCGGCTACAACGAAGATGAGCGCACGCAGCTGGACCGGCTCCTGACccg GAAGGGTATTGTGCCGGAGAGCCTGCCATCCACCAGTCCGCCAAAGGAGCAAGTCCCCACGTCCCCACAG aaacgGCAGCCGGAGGGTGACTTCATCGACCCTTTGATGCCCAAGAAGCCGCGCATCTCCCACCTCTCCAGCCGAGCCCCTGCTCCCGCcggccctccccctcctccgcccgcCTCCCTCTCctactccacctccaccccctcggccgccgccacctcctcctcctcttcctccgacCGGCGCTCCAGCGCGGCGcctccgccccctcccccctcggCGGCCTGCCCGGGGCCTCCCGccgcatcctcctcctcctcgtcgtccaCCTCCTCGTCCCGGCCTCCGCCCACGGGCTCCACCTCCAACTCGCCCAGCACGCCGGAGGGCCGCGGCTCGCAGGACCTGCCCCTGGACCAGAGCTCCACCTGCGCCGAGGCGGCCGAGCGCTACGACCGCCCGCCGCTCCCCCTGCtgaccacctcctcctcctccatcgccTCCTCCCGCGCCCACTCGcccagccccccctcctcctcctcctcctccgccgccgccaggCCCGCCCACGGTAACGGCCACGCTCacgctcctcctccctcctcctcctcctcctccgcctcctccttgGTGGCCCGCACCTCCCCTGACAGCggcgtcagcagcagcagcagcaagaagCCCAAGAAGAAGTCCAAGAAGCACAAAGAGAAGGAGCGCGACCGGGAGCGCgagcgggagagggagcgcgacagggagagggaggagaagaaggaggagaagaaggaggagaggatagaggagcggagggaggagaaggccaCGGTGGTGGTGaccacggaggaggaggagcggcccAGGAAGAAGCACcggccggaggaggaggagcggcccAGGAAGAAGCACCGCACGGAGGAGAAGCACACGCCGGCCCACAGGAGTCCCAGCTCCGAACAcgaag ATGGGAAAGACAGGACTGTCCACTCCACAGACGTGTCCAGTGCGCCACTCACACCGGACTTTATCAC TAAGTACCCAGCGCTGGTGTCCAACGACCATAGGCAGCGCTACAAGGACGACTTCAACTCCGAGTACGACGAGTACCGCGTGCTGCACGCCCGGGTGGACGGCATCAACCGCCGCTTCACCCAGCTGGACGCCCAGTGCCGCCGCCTCACGCCGGGATCCAAAGAGTACCAG GAGGTACATGAGGAGGTGCTGCAGGAGTACAAAAAGATGAAACAG cACAACCCAAACTACTACGAGGAGAAGCAACGCTGCGAGTACCTGCACAACAAGCTGGCCCACATCAAGCGACTCATCGCCGAGTTCGACCAGCGGCGGGCACAGTCCTGGCGCTAA
- the ell2 gene encoding RNA polymerase II elongation factor ELL2 isoform X1 — MPNRQRDYGGRLVKMAALSEDGRYGLNCSRRNAGKITVLHVKLTETAIRALENYQNCKNVPSSQPTIHFQGLQGRIKIPRMDAPDSAHNFDFYLSNVGKDNPQGSFECIHQYMSSAGTPHLASLGTIQDKITVCATSESYQVTRERMTQVEEDSRKKSTKVIKPGGQFRGKTVQMRKPAPSAPDPVPERKRSTPINPASTIRKCLTNNPVAQRPYRDRVVHLLALRSYKKLEVLARLQRDGVSQKDRSSLGSTLQQVANLNPKDNSYALKDFIYREVQRDWPGYNEDERTQLDRLLTRKGIVPESLPSTSPPKEQVPTSPQQKRQPEGDFIDPLMPKKPRISHLSSRAPAPAGPPPPPPASLSYSTSTPSAAATSSSSSSDRRSSAAPPPPPPSAACPGPPAASSSSSSSTSSSRPPPTGSTSNSPSTPEGRGSQDLPLDQSSTCAEAAERYDRPPLPLLTTSSSSIASSRAHSPSPPSSSSSSAAARPAHGNGHAHAPPPSSSSSSASSLVARTSPDSGVSSSSSKKPKKKSKKHKEKERDRERERERERDREREEKKEEKKEERIEERREEKATVVVTTEEEERPRKKHRPEEEERPRKKHRTEEKHTPAHRSPSSEHEDGKDRTVHSTDVSSAPLTPDFITKYPALVSNDHRQRYKDDFNSEYDEYRVLHARVDGINRRFTQLDAQCRRLTPGSKEYQEVHEEVLQEYKKMKQHNPNYYEEKQRCEYLHNKLAHIKRLIAEFDQRRAQSWR; from the exons ATGCCCAATCGTCAGAGGGACTATGGTGGAAGGCTGGTAAAGATGGCGGCTCTCTCCGAGGATGGGAGGTACGGACTGAATTGTAGCCGACGGAATGCGGGCAAAATCACAGTATTGCACGTAAAACTGACGGAGACAGCCATACGAGCGCTAGAAAACTACCAAAACTGTAAG aATGTACCGTCCTCGCAGCCAACTATACATTTCCAGGGACTTCAAGGG CGTATCAAGATTCCCCGGATGGACGCCCCTGACAGCGCTCATAATTTTGATTTCTACTTGTCAAATGTTGGCAAGGATAACCCTCAGGGCAGCTTCGAGTGTATCCACCAGTACATGTCTAG TGCTGGCACCCCACACCTGGCGTCTCTGGGCACGATACAGGACAAGATCACCGTGTGTGCCACCAGCGAGTCCTACCAGGTGACCCGCGAGCGCATGACGCAGGTCGAGGAGGACTCGCGCAAGAAGAGCACCAAGGTCATCAAGCCTGGTGGCCAGTTCAGAG GTAAAACCGTTCAGATGCGTAAGCCGGCCCCCTCCGCCCCGGACCCAGTGCCCGAGCGCAAGCGCTCCACGCCCATCAACCCGGCGAGCACCATCCGCAAGTGCCTGACCAACAACCCGGTGGCGCAGCGGCCGTACCGGGACCGCGTGGTCCACCTGCTGGCCCTGCGCTCCTACAAGAAGCTGGAGGTGCTGGCGCGCCTGCAGCGCGACGGGGTCAGCCAGAAGGACCGCAGCTCGCTGGGCAGCACCCTGCAACAG GTGGCCAACTTGAACCCCAAGGATAACTCGTACGCTCTGAAGGACTTCATCTACCGCGAGGTGCAAAGGGACTGGCCCGGCTACAACGAAGATGAGCGCACGCAGCTGGACCGGCTCCTGACccg GAAGGGTATTGTGCCGGAGAGCCTGCCATCCACCAGTCCGCCAAAGGAGCAAGTCCCCACGTCCCCACAG cagaaacgGCAGCCGGAGGGTGACTTCATCGACCCTTTGATGCCCAAGAAGCCGCGCATCTCCCACCTCTCCAGCCGAGCCCCTGCTCCCGCcggccctccccctcctccgcccgcCTCCCTCTCctactccacctccaccccctcggccgccgccacctcctcctcctcttcctccgacCGGCGCTCCAGCGCGGCGcctccgccccctcccccctcggCGGCCTGCCCGGGGCCTCCCGccgcatcctcctcctcctcgtcgtccaCCTCCTCGTCCCGGCCTCCGCCCACGGGCTCCACCTCCAACTCGCCCAGCACGCCGGAGGGCCGCGGCTCGCAGGACCTGCCCCTGGACCAGAGCTCCACCTGCGCCGAGGCGGCCGAGCGCTACGACCGCCCGCCGCTCCCCCTGCtgaccacctcctcctcctccatcgccTCCTCCCGCGCCCACTCGcccagccccccctcctcctcctcctcctccgccgccgccaggCCCGCCCACGGTAACGGCCACGCTCacgctcctcctccctcctcctcctcctcctccgcctcctccttgGTGGCCCGCACCTCCCCTGACAGCggcgtcagcagcagcagcagcaagaagCCCAAGAAGAAGTCCAAGAAGCACAAAGAGAAGGAGCGCGACCGGGAGCGCgagcgggagagggagcgcgacagggagagggaggagaagaaggaggagaagaaggaggagaggatagaggagcggagggaggagaaggccaCGGTGGTGGTGaccacggaggaggaggagcggcccAGGAAGAAGCACcggccggaggaggaggagcggcccAGGAAGAAGCACCGCACGGAGGAGAAGCACACGCCGGCCCACAGGAGTCCCAGCTCCGAACAcgaag ATGGGAAAGACAGGACTGTCCACTCCACAGACGTGTCCAGTGCGCCACTCACACCGGACTTTATCAC TAAGTACCCAGCGCTGGTGTCCAACGACCATAGGCAGCGCTACAAGGACGACTTCAACTCCGAGTACGACGAGTACCGCGTGCTGCACGCCCGGGTGGACGGCATCAACCGCCGCTTCACCCAGCTGGACGCCCAGTGCCGCCGCCTCACGCCGGGATCCAAAGAGTACCAG GAGGTACATGAGGAGGTGCTGCAGGAGTACAAAAAGATGAAACAG cACAACCCAAACTACTACGAGGAGAAGCAACGCTGCGAGTACCTGCACAACAAGCTGGCCCACATCAAGCGACTCATCGCCGAGTTCGACCAGCGGCGGGCACAGTCCTGGCGCTAA